One Bactrocera tryoni isolate S06 unplaced genomic scaffold, CSIRO_BtryS06_freeze2 ctg7180000342927_QRY, whole genome shotgun sequence genomic region harbors:
- the LOC120779382 gene encoding putative nuclease HARBI1 — protein sequence IGCIDGTHFGLQKPTLNEHMFFNRKGYHSLNSMIICDHEYRILAIDSKYGGAAHDSFVWKHSAQRKFLEEQFNQNNVKNVWLLGDSGYPLEPWCLTPFRNPEEGSTQARFNEAHSKARCVVERTIGILKGRWKILSNDKRSRYKPEKMAQFGNVCAALHNICIHFKDASYCRHYASETINTEVDMGNETHLTKIGHKIRNQIMLALENTI from the exons TTATTGGATGTATTGATGGCACGCACTTTGGGCTGCAAAAACCAACGTTAAATGAGCACATGTTCTTCAACAGGAAAGGATACCATAGCCTCAACTCAATGATA ATATGTGACCATGAATACCGCATTTTAGCCATTGACTCAAAGTATGGTGGAGCCGCACACGATTCCTTTGTGTGGAAGCATTCGGCACAACGAAAGTTTTTGGAGGAGCAATTTAACCAAAATAACGTCAAAAATGTTTGGCTTTTAG GAGATTCGGGTTATCCCTTGGAGCCGTGGTGTTTAACACCATTCAGGAACCCTGAAGAAGGGTCTACTCAAGCTAGGTTCAATGAGGCTCATTCTAAAGCTCGCTGTGTGGTTGAAAGAACCATTGGTATCCTAAAGGGCCGTTGGAAAATTCTCAGCAATGACAAGAGAAGCCGTTACAAACCTGAAAAAATGGCACAATTCGGGAATGTATGTGCAGCGTTGCATaacatttgcatacatttcAAAGATGCGTCGTATTGCAGACATTATGCAAGTGAAACTATCAACACAGAAGTGGATATGGGAAACGAAActcatttaaccaaaattgGACACAAAATTCGAAATCAAATAATGTTGGCGCTAGAAAATacaatttga
- the LOC120779384 gene encoding uncharacterized protein LOC120779384, with the protein MLRHQDLAKNMLPNCGQGKAAANKLWDSLAVQLNAAGPPMKDAKSWRKVFADQKHNVKRKLSFNKASKQRTGGGPYEEKYLTTAEEQLLQATGMDVAVEGLGEVRTFGNSTPEKEPVEKLMAELLHSDEDDVPPKPSISRSATKRSKQDAADEKLALIKENMIAFESYQQSIGEKLDKLIALKERSMEMKEEAHKANMEP; encoded by the exons ATGCTTCGGCATCAAGATTTGGCCAAAAATATGTTGCCGAATTGTGGTCAGGGCAAAGCTGCTGCCAATAAATTGTGGGACTCCTTGGCGGTCCAGCTTAATGCGGCCGGTCCACCAATGAAGGATGCTAAGTCTTGGCGGAAA GTATTTGCTGATCAAAAGCACAACGTCAAAAGGAAGTTGTCTTTCAACAAAGCGTCGAAGCAGCGAACTGGTGGTGGTCCTTACGAAGAAAAGTACCTAACAACAGCAGAGGAGCAACTGCTTCAGGCTACCGGCATGGACGTTGCGGTAGAAGGCCTGGGAGAAGTAAGAACTTTTGGTAACTCCACCCCTGAAAAAGAGCCTGTCGAAAAGCTTATGGCAGAGCTTTTACATAGTGACGAAGACGACGTTCCACCGAAACCCTCTATTAGTCGCAGCGCTACGAAGAGGAGCAAACAGGATGCTGCCGATGAAAAGCTGGCCCTCATTAAAGAAAACATGATCGCGTTTGAAAGCTACCAGCAGAGTATAGGcgaaaaactagacaagcttaTAGCTTTGAAGGAGAGGTCGATGGAAATGAAAGAGGAAGCTCACAAAGCTAATATGGAA ccttaa